A region of the Euwallacea similis isolate ESF13 chromosome 10, ESF131.1, whole genome shotgun sequence genome:
AGTTAATCCAAAAATGGTGAATTACTGTTTTATATTCCATGTTAAACCTGTTTAACAAACAaagataacatttttttgatgcAATAAATCTTGATTGCTTAAGCGATCGTCAAAGGTGCAAATTTACCATTCATTGTTAGAATAGTTTAGATGTTTCTAcagaagtttattttaattcatgaTAATCGAGGTAAGTTTGAAGTATTTGTGCTCTTAGTTTAATCTCAGTTAATGCAATCTAAAGTGACGGCTCCAAGTGGggcagcaaaaaaattaaatctcatTAATCCCACAAGTTCAAGACAGTTAACAATCAACCGTGGTATTTGTTTTGCATTAGTTATCATCTGATTGCATTTTTTCATCAAGTATCAGTATTAGATATCCATCATCCGCAACAATAAAACAGAATTATCTTAATTTGCGTTTAGACCTTCTCAGAAACAACACtaaataaatccaaaaatacgtatttttatATAAGGTCTCTAGTTGATTGGCagtaataacaattattaatttaaaattcatcaatCGAATTTGGTTAAAACACCGTGATAGCATTGAATCAGAAGTAATGACTCACGTGTCTATTTTCAAACATGCTACTTTTAAACACTCCACATGTTCATTATAGAGTGATTTTTCTCTAGACAATGTGGGAAACTGTCTTAATTAGCCAAGTTAAGTGCGATTACCGGTATGTAAATTgcagcaaaattttcaaaatttgtgcTTACGGTTAGTAGAAAAGTGACTTTCGACAATGCAAAAGTGCAATGGAGATTTTATACCGGCGAAATTTATTCTGAAACATCGCAATGGTAAGTAGCTGCGAAAAGTTAATTGCGTTGTTAAtaacatttatattttataagtgAAGCAGTACCTACTCGCTCGTAAGAATATTCTAAGGCATTTTgccatcatattttaaaaaatgttgttgcTTAATTCGAAAAAGCTTGTTGTTACTTTTTGTGTTTCACGATATggatttttgccaaaaaaaattccttcgtaaaaattatcatttcgTATTCATTTCACAATATTCTATTTCCTGTCTATtcattatcaatttatttctttctattttatttaataagtcAACAATAGTTCTACATTAAATTTCCCACTAAAACACGCTCTAAGCTTCCTCAGTTTCTGTCCCTTCTTACCCTTCAGGGCGTCAATATATGACCAAACCCTaactaaaatcaaataaaacttGCCAAGATGTTTCACTCCTTTCATAACTATTTACCTGTAACATATGACCTACCTACGATTGATGCAAGCGCCTAGTGCAAATTCTACACACCACCAGTTTACATAATATActcctttaataattaaatcagtGAAAAGTtcgtttattttcagttttgacCATTGACCATGAGTGAAATCGTTTTGGTATAACCACATAATGTCGAGATACCCCACGCAGATCTCCTTATGAGGTTCTCAAATGGAAGTCCTCTGCCTCAGAACTATGAATAGATACGCAATAGCAATTGTTAAAATAGTGGAAACATATTATGGTGTTGGTGGCAATATAGTCGAAATGTTTGTTATTATTCTGGTTTTTTGTTGTTGCTGTTACATTTTCCTTCGCAAAAGGATATCATTTAGAAATGGTAATTAGTCGATTATTCTATTCAATCATTCTTACGGCTGTTTCAATTTATctgttgtttaatttttttaatgcgtaaTAAATGAAGAGTGTCTGaaaaattcttgataaaaaaagTAAGCAAATGAACCAATTAACCCGGATTATGTCTGTActaatttgtcaaaaattagtTTGTGGCATTACTGATTTAAGTCAGCTCAGTTCATGACgatgttatatttttaacttcattaGTGTAGTTaatatattggaaaataatatactatatagctaattttaataaatcttatacagggtgtttcttaagTATGGCCTATAATTTCAGTACGCAATTTCTTctggtattaaaaaaaaaatcccataaacATGTGGCCAAAAATGCTTAGATTTCGAGATACAGtatgttgaaataaaaatatatatatacacatattattatttaaaacaaatttataatcaTCAATGCTaggttcttaaaattttgtagttATTATACGTTTATAAAgagcttaattttttatataaagtcaatttttgTCTGCCGCTAGTGGCGTAGTTAAGCGTGAATTAATCGAAGTTTTTGTCGTAAAATGTGGAACGCCAATGGATTTTTAACGTGTCTATTATTTTCGGACTCTCgtaattttttacaacaaaattcttagaaaaatGGCCAGCAACTAGAAACAATAATCATAGAAATGATGAGTTTCGACACAAAATAAAAGCATGtcattttcctaaaaattggTTAGTATTCggcaaaaaaatcaagagacctttttttattctaaaatgtTACTAGAGtccgaaaataataatttttttttaatctaatgGCATTCCACattttatgacaaaaacgTCTGATCGTATCAGTGGCGGCagataaaaagtaattttataatgaaaatgcAGCCGTTTAGCAACATACTAACATTCACTgttccaaatttaattcaaattacaatatatttttcatttttcatttttgataccctgtatctcggaatCCAAGCATTTCCAAACActtgtttataggaacttttttcctttaaatacCATAAGAAATTGTGTCCTGAAATAACGAACCTcacttaggaaacaccctgtacattacaTAACACATATTAGTCAATTTTACTGAATTTGCGGAGTCCTTTCTAAACTTTTCTTGGCTTCAGAAGccgctttttaaaaaaatttaagataagGTCATATTTTCCAACTGTTTCTAATGAATATGAATAAACGgcaaattttcatgtttaatcGTGTTTTTGGTAACACAGCAGCTTTAAAACTCCTGGAAACCCCTGAGTAAATCACACAGAAAAAGcagatacatattttttatctttaaatagCAAATAATGATCAAATAAAGCCATTGAAAAATCGTAAGGAATTTCCGAATAGTTCTTGAGTAttctttaaaaacataatCGAAATTCTGTGTTCAGTTTCTTCAAAATGCTAACTCAATAAGgcaataaaacataatttttttgaataaaaaaaaggaaatctaaatatttgaaaacaccTTGACATAGCGTCAAATctttaaaaagtcaaaaaaatttaaaaataagtatttgactaaatttggaaaattcagtaaaaatgaaaaggtTCCAAAGTCCCAGAAGAATAGAGAGATTTTGATGGAAtctaatcaaatttcaaataggCGGAATTCGAAGAAGTCgttgaaaaattgttgaattaaCAACCCAAAAACCCAACAAATACCTTCAAAATGTACagaaattcctttaaaaaatcatctccaaaactatattttattttcattgaaaattctgagaaatgcgttgaaaattaaaaagcttCTCCAAAATTGTatctgaattttattaaaaatcctaTCTGAAAATCTCCCTGAAAATTCCCGAAAAATCTCCAAAGATGGAAATATTGGAaggtttaataaatttcatagaaTTATCTTGTATTAGTTGTTGAAATCTGATGATAAACATGTAAGCTTAAGGCCAAATTCAGACACGGCACTTGACGGTGAAAAAAACGGGTAGAGTGATATTTGAGCACGAAGTCACACTGCACATCGTTTCCAAATTCGGCCAAATTCCATAAAATCATCATTATCGCACTAGGCAGCTTTTGCGAAATACGCAATGAAACTTGCAACTAAATTTCTTTGCATTAgaatatttccatgaaaattataACGGTTCAATTTCCGAACGATTTATTACTTGCCTATCAAGGTAGAACCTCGCCTCATCAGCTTGACCTTACTTATTTTACTCTTTGGAAGGTAAAATGCTGACACGTGTCGTTTAAATTTTGGTGACGTTAAACTGACGGAAATTTTTTGACAGGAGGAAAAATGTTTCCCTACCTCATCGAAGAAAACAAGAGACCGTCCAAATCATCCTCACCCTCATCCCCGGCAAAGACCAACAACGAAAGTAAGAACCACAAGACTGGAGGCAGTCATGTTCCTATTAGGCTTCAAAACAGTTTTACACCAAGATTACAAGGTAAGTGATATCTAGAAGTTTAGATTTATAATAGAATAGAATCATAAGTTATGCTGTGTCTGGTAGAGGCATCATGCAGCGAAATGGTTTGAACTCTACAATTATTCTTCTTTAAATGTATCTTTCACACCCATATTTCTCGAGCTAAAATAGGAAATATCGATAGCTTTAAATTcatatattcaaattaataatagagTTTCAACAACAAAAGACAGATTCTGAAATTTCCCGCAATAGAGCCGTATGATACGTGACCTTGGCAGTTTCCACAAAAGGATATTCATTATCCGCTTGTCATTTTCgcgaaatttattaatatttcccTTAAACTTATTGTGATCGAATACAATATGttgcattgattttttcggtttttaatCCAAATGAAGGCTCACCATATAGTTTAGTGACCGCGACCTTTTGTCAGGGCCGCACAATGGACGTTTTAGGTCCTTTTTAGGTCAAAGTTTCTACAAGTTCAGAGCCGGCTTAAGGCTCACACCCTTGATGACATTTTAATTGGCAATCTAGAATaaggaaattaagaaaattatataaaacgAAGAAGGTGCTTACTAAGCTTCAATATAAATTCTGTCTTAGATTACCCGACTCCTTTTACAACAcactgaaaacatttttaaatacgtCAAATTTCCTGTATTTTTTGAGTAAGAAAGTTaacatatttcgaaaactctTAAATATAGAACGAGCTAATAATTGACAACATAAATCtacaagaatttcaaaaaagtcttCTTAAGAAATCCCAATAAGTTCGAGTCCGACTCTGTCTAACCCTATAACGTCTCTGTATAGGAGACACTGGTGCTAGTTAGACTAACAAACTACTTTGAAGTGTGATAGCACATTGTCCCTAGTATACTTTTGGATGTTGCTTGATTGCCATAAAGATTTTATAACTTCGTAGGATTATGCCTACTTATTAATAGGTGATTTCACTCGAGTTCCATGCATGGTAGAAGGGCAGCTATAAAATTGAGcaaaagtaagttttttagaaatgaaCATCCTTTGGAAAATAGTAGCTGGATAGCCTCCAATTACTGGAGTGTCTTAATTGTAACTAAGTAAGTGTTACCCCTAGTTCTCGCGGTTCACACAGATTTCAATCACCGCAATTTTCGGAATCACAGATAGGCTGATCTTCGCCTTCCATTTGCTCAGTAGCAGGTCACTAGATATGTTGATCTGATAAGCATGTTGTAAGACATAGGAAGGAAGCACTTTGAAAACCCAGTTCTTCAGGATCAATCCAGTAGCTTTTAAAACTAATAGGTATTTGTCCGCCTCCTTTTTTAGAGACTTCCCTTGCTACCTTTGTAGACTGCCTCATAAGGTAATGGCGGAAGTCCTCCGAGGTGCCGTAAATTTGTCTTTGTTTTCAGAAGCCATCTATACCGTTGACATTCCTAAATTCCCCAATAAATGACTCTGGCAATATGCGAAAGATACCACTATCTATGACTTCTCTTTTTACGTACATAAATTCGTTTtaagtcttaaaaaaaattaggggtATACCGGGCGTCCATTTCTGGAGCTTAATCATGGGGATACTCGTTAGACCCTACCTATGTTGACCTATAGTATATCTTTTTTCAGATTCAACGTCACCCCCTCCTAGTCCTCCAAAATCTCCAACACACAAAAAACGCACCTCTCGAAACAAGTGGGATTCCGTCTATGACTACAAGTCGGAAGCAGCGAAGAAAGTTGAACTTATAGCAAAAAACCGCGACGAACGAAGACAGAGACAAGCAGACGAGAAAGCCCAAAAAGACTTGATCATGTACCTGGAACAAAACAACCCCTACTGGGAATTTGCGCAAATGATTCAGGAGTTCAGGAATAGTGTTGATTTCAGACCTTTGAGGGAGAATGACGCTGTGATTGAGAATCAGATTACCGTAATGTAAACTATGACATTTGCgttactttatttaaaaatgatttttgtagGTGTGTGTGAGGAAAAGAcctttaaatgaaaaagagGAGCGACGGAAAGAGGTGGACATGGTTACAGTCAACACTCGAAACCAACTGATAGTGCACGAACCGAAACACAAAGTAGACCTTaccaaatatttagaaaatcaaaatttccgATTTGACTACGTCTTTGACGATAATTGCTCCAATGACATAGTCTACAAATTCACCGCCAAACCTTTGGTGAAGACCATTTTCGAAGGAGGAATGGCTACCTGCTTTGCTTACGGCCAGACCGGATCTGGCAAGACCCATACCATGGGAGGAGAATTTCGGGGCAAACaacagaatttcaaaaatggcaTTTACGGACTTGTAGCTGTAGATGTTTTCAAAACATTAAACAATTCAAAGTACTCCCACAAGAACTTCATGGTGTCTGCCAGCTTTTTCGAGATCTATGGAAAGTTGGTTTTCGACCTCCTGGCGAAGAAGCAACGCTTGAGAGTGCTAGAAGACGGCAAGCAGCAAGTGCAGGTAGTAGGATTAACTGAGAAGATTGTGACTAAGGTCGAAGACGTGATTGATCTCATTCAAAAAGGGAGTTTAGAGCGGACCTCTGGGCAAACATCGGCCAATTCGAATTCATCAAGATCTCATGCAGTATTCCAGATCATACTACGTAAAGCCGGGTCTAGAAATATCGAGGGGAAATTTTCCCTCATCGATTTGGCTGGCAACGAACGTGGGGCTGACAACAATAAATCAAACAGGCAAACTCGAATAGAAGGAGCAGACATAAATAAGAGCCTACTGGCATTGAAAGAGTGTATCCGAGCTTTAGGTAGAAAGGGAGCTCACCTGCCTTTCAGGGGCAGCAAGCTAACCCAAGTACTCCGAGACTCATTTATTGGTGAGAAATCTAGGACTTGCATGATAGCGTTAATAAGTCCAGGAAACTTTTCCGTTGACCACTCACTCAACACCCTCAGGTATGCAGATAGAGTTAAAGAACTAATAGCGACTGACAATCCTGATAATGACATCGACGAAGTAGGCTACACAGAGGAAGATAACGACACTTCGGAAGAGATGAACGACGTCGATGACGAAATGCTTAAAGAAGAGGAGAGAAGACTGCTCATTTCTTCAATGGAGTGGGAGGTCTTGGAAAGTAACCGGCACGTTATTGAGAATTGTGTCTATTTCCATAAAATGGCTTGTGATCTGTATAAGGCTAGTCAGAAAAACGGGTTTGATAAACGCCATTACGCTACCAATTGGAAAAACCTGCTCAGCGAGATGATTGATATTCAGACTACGGCTTTGTCAAAGGCAAAAGAATTTTGTAACGTATTAGACAACTGCATGTAATTGTAGGCGGtacttaaaagttttatttacttatcaGATACTTTATATGgtaaatcttttatttttaataaaatgagtAAAAGGCGATACACAtctttaagtgaaaaaattgtgtgatttaataataattttttcgttagATAGATAATTTCAACGAATGAGTGTAAGCCTATTCATTTTGTGAGAAAGTTTATTAAAGCAGGTTTGACGAGGAATATAAGCAAGTAATTTGATCTTCAGTGTCTAAGCTGTTTCCTAACTTAAATTAACCTAAGCACTCTTGCTATATCTATTCTAACTGAAAGCGCGAATCCGTCAATCAGGATTTATAACGAGCATTTACGTTCAATACGTATACAGGCGAAACTCTTATAAACACGACAATTTCTTGAAGAACTGTACTCCAGCTCTATGACCCAGAAATTTGACCAAGACTTTAGAGACAACGT
Encoded here:
- the LOC136411560 gene encoding kinesin-like protein Klp10A isoform X3, producing MFLQKFILIHDNRGGKMFPYLIEENKRPSKSSSPSSPAKTNNESKNHKTGGSHVPIRLQNSFTPRLQDSTSPPPSPPKSPTHKKRTSRNKWDSVYDYKSEAAKKVELIAKNRDERRQRQADEKAQKDLIMYLEQNNPYWEFAQMIQEFRNSVDFRPLRENDAVIENQITVCVRKRPLNEKEERRKEVDMVTVNTRNQLIVHEPKHKVDLTKYLENQNFRFDYVFDDNCSNDIVYKFTAKPLVKTIFEGGMATCFAYGQTGSGKTHTMGGEFRGKQQNFKNGIYGLVAVDVFKTLNNSKYSHKNFMVSASFFEIYGKLVFDLLAKKQRLRVLEDGKQQVQVVGLTEKIVTKVEDVIDLIQKGSLERTSGQTSANSNSSRSHAVFQIILRKAGSRNIEGKFSLIDLAGNERGADNNKSNRQTRIEGADINKSLLALKECIRALGRKGAHLPFRGSKLTQVLRDSFIGEKSRTCMIALISPGNFSVDHSLNTLRYADRVKELIATDNPDNDIDEVGYTEEDNDTSEEMNDVDDEMLKEEERRLLISSMEWEVLESNRHVIENCVYFHKMACDLYKASQKNGFDKRHYATNWKNLLSEMIDIQTTALSKAKEFCNVLDNCM
- the LOC136411560 gene encoding kinesin-like protein Klp10A isoform X2, with amino-acid sequence MQKCNGDFIPAKFILKHRNGGKMFPYLIEENKRPSKSSSPSSPAKTNNESKNHKTGGSHVPIRLQNSFTPRLQDSTSPPPSPPKSPTHKKRTSRNKWDSVYDYKSEAAKKVELIAKNRDERRQRQADEKAQKDLIMYLEQNNPYWEFAQMIQEFRNSVDFRPLRENDAVIENQITVCVRKRPLNEKEERRKEVDMVTVNTRNQLIVHEPKHKVDLTKYLENQNFRFDYVFDDNCSNDIVYKFTAKPLVKTIFEGGMATCFAYGQTGSGKTHTMGGEFRGKQQNFKNGIYGLVAVDVFKTLNNSKYSHKNFMVSASFFEIYGKLVFDLLAKKQRLRVLEDGKQQVQVVGLTEKIVTKVEDVIDLIQKGSLERTSGQTSANSNSSRSHAVFQIILRKAGSRNIEGKFSLIDLAGNERGADNNKSNRQTRIEGADINKSLLALKECIRALGRKGAHLPFRGSKLTQVLRDSFIGEKSRTCMIALISPGNFSVDHSLNTLRYADRVKELIATDNPDNDIDEVGYTEEDNDTSEEMNDVDDEMLKEEERRLLISSMEWEVLESNRHVIENCVYFHKMACDLYKASQKNGFDKRHYATNWKNLLSEMIDIQTTALSKAKEFCNVLDNCM
- the LOC136411560 gene encoding kinesin-like protein Klp10A isoform X1, which encodes MFVIILVFCCCCYIFLRKRISFRNGGKMFPYLIEENKRPSKSSSPSSPAKTNNESKNHKTGGSHVPIRLQNSFTPRLQDSTSPPPSPPKSPTHKKRTSRNKWDSVYDYKSEAAKKVELIAKNRDERRQRQADEKAQKDLIMYLEQNNPYWEFAQMIQEFRNSVDFRPLRENDAVIENQITVCVRKRPLNEKEERRKEVDMVTVNTRNQLIVHEPKHKVDLTKYLENQNFRFDYVFDDNCSNDIVYKFTAKPLVKTIFEGGMATCFAYGQTGSGKTHTMGGEFRGKQQNFKNGIYGLVAVDVFKTLNNSKYSHKNFMVSASFFEIYGKLVFDLLAKKQRLRVLEDGKQQVQVVGLTEKIVTKVEDVIDLIQKGSLERTSGQTSANSNSSRSHAVFQIILRKAGSRNIEGKFSLIDLAGNERGADNNKSNRQTRIEGADINKSLLALKECIRALGRKGAHLPFRGSKLTQVLRDSFIGEKSRTCMIALISPGNFSVDHSLNTLRYADRVKELIATDNPDNDIDEVGYTEEDNDTSEEMNDVDDEMLKEEERRLLISSMEWEVLESNRHVIENCVYFHKMACDLYKASQKNGFDKRHYATNWKNLLSEMIDIQTTALSKAKEFCNVLDNCM
- the LOC136411560 gene encoding kinesin-like protein Klp10A isoform X4 — translated: MHGRRAAIKLSKNSTSPPPSPPKSPTHKKRTSRNKWDSVYDYKSEAAKKVELIAKNRDERRQRQADEKAQKDLIMYLEQNNPYWEFAQMIQEFRNSVDFRPLRENDAVIENQITVCVRKRPLNEKEERRKEVDMVTVNTRNQLIVHEPKHKVDLTKYLENQNFRFDYVFDDNCSNDIVYKFTAKPLVKTIFEGGMATCFAYGQTGSGKTHTMGGEFRGKQQNFKNGIYGLVAVDVFKTLNNSKYSHKNFMVSASFFEIYGKLVFDLLAKKQRLRVLEDGKQQVQVVGLTEKIVTKVEDVIDLIQKGSLERTSGQTSANSNSSRSHAVFQIILRKAGSRNIEGKFSLIDLAGNERGADNNKSNRQTRIEGADINKSLLALKECIRALGRKGAHLPFRGSKLTQVLRDSFIGEKSRTCMIALISPGNFSVDHSLNTLRYADRVKELIATDNPDNDIDEVGYTEEDNDTSEEMNDVDDEMLKEEERRLLISSMEWEVLESNRHVIENCVYFHKMACDLYKASQKNGFDKRHYATNWKNLLSEMIDIQTTALSKAKEFCNVLDNCM